A single genomic interval of Saccharospirillum mangrovi harbors:
- the asd gene encoding aspartate-semialdehyde dehydrogenase, protein MRVGIVGWRGMVGSVLMQRMQDEGDFANIEPVFFSTSQAGQLGPDVGQGASELLDANNIEALASCDAIITCQGGDYTQAVYQPLRDTGWSGYWIDAASTLRMTDDAVIVLDPVNRSVIDRAVENGTKTFVGGNCTVSLMLMGLGGLFQENLVEWASPHTYQAASGSGARHMRELLQQMGAVHKVAEPYLADPASAILELDRAVADFIRSDDYPSEQFGVPLAGSLIPWIDKALPSGQSKEEWKAQAEANKILGRSNSPIPIDGTCVRISSMRCHSQAVTLKLRRDVPLSDLESIIAGANDWVKVVPNDRELSMAELTPAKVTGTMNIPVGRLRKLAMGGEYLNAFTVGDQLLWGAAEPLRRMLAILTGRI, encoded by the coding sequence ATGAGAGTTGGGATAGTGGGTTGGCGCGGCATGGTGGGTTCCGTGCTGATGCAACGCATGCAGGATGAAGGCGATTTCGCCAACATCGAACCGGTCTTTTTCAGCACCAGCCAGGCCGGACAACTTGGGCCGGACGTTGGTCAGGGTGCCAGCGAATTGCTGGATGCCAACAACATTGAAGCGCTCGCCAGTTGCGATGCCATCATTACCTGTCAGGGCGGTGATTACACCCAGGCGGTGTATCAGCCGCTGCGCGATACCGGCTGGAGCGGTTACTGGATTGATGCAGCCTCTACGCTGCGCATGACTGACGATGCCGTTATTGTGCTGGATCCGGTTAACCGGTCGGTCATCGATCGCGCCGTGGAAAACGGCACTAAAACCTTTGTTGGTGGCAACTGCACCGTCAGTTTGATGTTGATGGGCCTGGGCGGTTTGTTTCAGGAAAATCTGGTTGAGTGGGCATCGCCGCACACTTATCAGGCCGCATCCGGTTCGGGTGCGCGCCACATGCGCGAACTGCTGCAACAGATGGGCGCGGTGCACAAAGTTGCCGAACCGTACCTGGCCGATCCGGCCTCGGCGATTCTGGAACTGGATCGTGCTGTTGCCGATTTTATTCGCAGCGATGACTATCCGTCCGAGCAGTTTGGCGTGCCGCTGGCCGGCAGTCTGATTCCCTGGATCGACAAAGCATTGCCGTCTGGTCAGAGCAAGGAAGAGTGGAAAGCTCAGGCCGAAGCCAACAAAATTCTGGGTCGCAGTAACAGCCCGATTCCGATTGATGGCACCTGTGTGCGCATCAGTTCGATGCGTTGCCACAGCCAGGCGGTGACGTTGAAGCTGCGTCGTGACGTACCGCTGTCGGATCTGGAAAGTATCATTGCCGGCGCTAACGATTGGGTGAAGGTGGTACCGAACGATCGCGAACTGAGCATGGCCGAACTCACGCCTGCCAAGGTCACCGGCACCATGAACATTCCGGTTGGCCGTTTGCGTAAGCTGGCGATGGGCGGCGAATATCTGAACGCCTTTACTGTCGGCGACCAGTTGTTGTGGGGCGCGGCTGAGCCGTTACGCCGGATGCTGGCAATTCTGACCGGGCGAATTTAA
- the leuB gene encoding 3-isopropylmalate dehydrogenase — protein MSAAEQNVLILPGDGIGPEIIEQAERVLRTVADKEQLNLNLDHALVGGAAIDATGGPLPAETLAKAKAADAVLLGAVGGPKWDGLEMARRPEKGLLGLRSELGLFGNLRPAILYPQLASASTLKPEVVAGLDLLIVRELTGGIYFGEPRGEHINANGEREGFNTYRYAESEIRRIGRVAFEAAQKRNKRLCSVDKANVLEVTVLWRNIMNDLAKEYPDVELSHLYVDNAAMQLVRAPKQFDVMVTGNMFGDILSDCAAMLTGSIGMLPSASLNENGQGMYEPIHGSAPDIAGTGKANPLATILSVAMMLRYSLDAATAAQRIEDAVSRVLDQGLRTADIASQGETAVSTQAMGDAVVAAL, from the coding sequence ATGAGTGCCGCTGAACAGAACGTTTTAATCCTGCCGGGCGACGGTATTGGTCCGGAAATTATCGAACAGGCCGAGCGCGTATTGCGCACTGTTGCCGACAAAGAACAACTGAACCTGAACCTGGATCATGCCCTGGTCGGCGGTGCCGCCATTGATGCCACTGGCGGCCCGCTGCCGGCGGAAACCCTGGCTAAAGCCAAAGCGGCCGACGCTGTGTTGTTGGGTGCCGTGGGTGGGCCGAAATGGGATGGCCTGGAAATGGCCAGGCGACCGGAAAAAGGCCTGTTGGGTTTGCGGTCGGAGCTGGGTCTGTTTGGCAATTTGCGCCCGGCGATTTTGTACCCGCAATTAGCAAGCGCATCGACGTTGAAACCCGAAGTTGTTGCTGGCCTGGATTTATTGATCGTGCGCGAATTAACCGGCGGCATTTATTTCGGCGAACCGCGCGGCGAACACATCAACGCCAATGGTGAACGCGAAGGTTTTAACACCTACCGTTATGCCGAATCGGAAATCCGTCGCATCGGTCGCGTTGCGTTTGAAGCGGCACAAAAACGCAACAAGCGACTGTGTTCGGTGGATAAAGCCAACGTCCTTGAAGTGACGGTTTTGTGGCGCAATATCATGAACGATCTGGCCAAAGAGTACCCGGATGTCGAGTTGTCGCACCTGTACGTCGACAACGCCGCCATGCAGCTGGTGCGGGCGCCGAAGCAGTTCGATGTGATGGTGACCGGCAATATGTTCGGCGACATTTTGTCCGACTGCGCCGCCATGCTGACCGGTTCCATTGGCATGTTGCCGTCTGCGTCACTGAACGAAAACGGGCAGGGCATGTACGAGCCGATTCACGGCAGCGCGCCCGACATCGCCGGCACTGGCAAGGCAAATCCGCTGGCGACCATTTTGTCCGTCGCCATGATGTTGCGCTATTCGCTGGACGCAGCAACGGCGGCGCAGCGCATTGAAGACGCGGTCAGCCGGGTGCTTGATCAGGGCTTGCGCACCGCCGACATCGCCAGCCAGGGCGAAACGGCCGTGTCGACACAAGCCATGGGTGATGCGGTGGTTGCCGCGCTCTAA
- the leuD gene encoding 3-isopropylmalate dehydratase small subunit, producing the protein MKAFTRIEGLVAPMDRANVDTDMIIPKQFLKSIKRSGFGPNLFDELRYLDEGQPGMDNSKRPLNPDFALNQPRYQGAEVLLARRNFGCGSSREHAPWALEDYGFRVIIAPSFADIFYNNCFKNGVLPIVLDEAVVDRLFQALAANEGYRLTVDLAEQSVTTPDGDRFEFAVDTFRKHCLINGLDDIGLTLENADAIRAYEERRAKEAPWVFGQIH; encoded by the coding sequence ATGAAAGCTTTTACGCGCATTGAAGGGTTGGTCGCGCCAATGGATCGCGCCAACGTCGATACCGACATGATTATTCCCAAGCAATTTTTGAAATCGATCAAGCGTTCCGGTTTTGGCCCGAACCTGTTTGATGAATTGCGTTATCTGGATGAAGGCCAACCGGGCATGGACAATTCCAAGCGCCCGCTGAACCCGGATTTTGCGTTGAACCAACCGCGTTATCAGGGCGCCGAAGTGTTGTTGGCGCGACGCAATTTCGGTTGCGGTTCCAGTCGCGAACACGCGCCCTGGGCGCTCGAAGATTATGGTTTCCGCGTCATTATTGCGCCGAGTTTTGCCGACATTTTTTACAACAACTGTTTCAAGAATGGCGTGCTGCCGATTGTTCTTGACGAAGCGGTGGTGGATCGGCTGTTCCAGGCCTTGGCGGCTAATGAAGGCTATCGATTGACGGTTGATTTAGCCGAACAAAGCGTGACGACGCCCGATGGCGATCGCTTTGAATTCGCGGTCGATACGTTCCGCAAACACTGCCTGATTAATGGTCTGGACGACATCGGTTTGACCCTGGAAAACGCCGATGCGATTCGTGCTTACGAAGAGCGTCGTGCCAAAGAAGCGCCATGGGTTTTTGGTCAGATCCACTGA
- the leuC gene encoding 3-isopropylmalate dehydratase large subunit, with translation MAGKTLYDKLWNAHLVSERDDGTALIYIDRQLLHEVTSPQAFEGLRLAGRQPWRLDTNLATPDHNVATEAGERLAGVDGIKDEISRIQVKTLDTNCADFGVRKFDMNAAEQGIVHVVGPEQGATLPGMTIVCGDSHTSTHGAMGSLAFGIGTSEVEHVLATQCLIQRKMKNMRIRVEGELGAGVTAKDVVLYIIGQIGTAGGTGYAVEFAGSAIRSLSMEGRMTVCNMAIEAGARAGMVAVDDVTLDYFNGRPFAPKGELWDQAAAAWRDLVSDDDAVFDADIELNAADIEPQVSWGTSPEMVVGINARVPNPAQQADEDSRKGIERALEYMGLQADQSIDSIQLDRVFIGSCTNSRIEDLRAAAAVVKGKKVSASLKQALVVPGSGLVKRQAEAEGLDRIFLDAGFEWREPGCSMCLAMNADKLGAGEHCASTSNRNFEGRQGFGGRTHLVSPAMAAAAAIAGHFVDIRTWEGQAA, from the coding sequence ATGGCCGGCAAAACGCTTTACGACAAACTCTGGAACGCCCACCTCGTCTCCGAACGCGACGACGGCACGGCGTTGATCTACATCGACCGCCAGTTGCTGCACGAAGTCACCTCGCCGCAGGCGTTTGAAGGCCTGCGTCTGGCCGGCCGCCAACCCTGGCGGCTGGACACAAACCTGGCAACGCCGGATCACAATGTCGCCACCGAAGCGGGTGAGCGTCTGGCCGGTGTCGACGGCATCAAAGACGAAATTTCCCGCATTCAGGTGAAGACGCTCGACACCAACTGCGCCGACTTTGGCGTACGCAAGTTCGACATGAACGCCGCCGAGCAGGGCATCGTTCACGTGGTTGGCCCGGAGCAGGGCGCGACTTTGCCGGGTATGACCATCGTCTGTGGTGATTCGCATACCTCCACCCACGGCGCCATGGGTTCGTTGGCGTTCGGCATCGGTACTTCTGAAGTCGAGCACGTGCTGGCGACTCAGTGTCTGATTCAGCGCAAGATGAAAAACATGCGCATCCGGGTCGAAGGCGAATTGGGTGCCGGCGTTACTGCCAAAGACGTAGTGCTGTACATCATCGGCCAGATTGGTACGGCCGGTGGCACCGGGTACGCCGTCGAGTTTGCTGGTAGCGCCATTCGGTCGCTGTCGATGGAAGGCCGTATGACGGTGTGCAACATGGCGATTGAGGCCGGCGCCCGTGCGGGCATGGTCGCGGTTGACGACGTTACTTTGGATTACTTCAACGGTCGGCCGTTTGCGCCCAAAGGCGAACTTTGGGATCAGGCCGCAGCCGCCTGGCGCGATCTGGTCAGCGACGACGATGCGGTGTTTGACGCCGACATTGAATTGAACGCTGCCGACATCGAGCCGCAGGTGTCCTGGGGTACCTCGCCGGAAATGGTGGTTGGCATCAACGCCCGCGTGCCCAACCCGGCGCAGCAAGCCGACGAAGACAGCCGCAAAGGCATCGAACGCGCGCTGGAATACATGGGGCTGCAAGCCGATCAGTCGATTGACAGCATTCAGTTGGACCGCGTGTTTATCGGCTCATGCACCAACTCGCGCATCGAAGATTTGCGCGCCGCGGCCGCAGTCGTGAAAGGCAAAAAAGTTTCGGCCAGTTTGAAGCAGGCGCTGGTCGTGCCGGGCTCGGGTTTGGTGAAACGCCAGGCCGAAGCCGAAGGTTTGGACCGCATTTTCCTCGACGCTGGTTTCGAGTGGCGTGAACCGGGTTGCTCGATGTGCCTGGCGATGAACGCCGACAAACTCGGCGCGGGCGAGCATTGCGCGTCCACTTCAAACCGCAACTTTGAAGGCCGGCAGGGCTTTGGCGGTCGCACGCATCTGGTCAGCCCGGCCATGGCGGCTGCGGCGGCTATCGCCGGTCATTTTGTCGATATTCGTACTTGGGAGGGTCAAGCCGCATGA
- a CDS encoding LysR family transcriptional regulator: protein MDHQSLEAFLAVADSGSFSRAAERLFLTQPAISKRVANLESSLDTKLFDRIGREVYLTEAGRLLVERAGRILEDIRDARQAITQSASGQVGHIAVASSHHIGLHYLGPILRTLVERHPQAQLDLRFLESEQTLQAILKRDLELAFITLPSTLPRDLIEERLWTDQLHFVATHDHPLAAKKGAIRLNELVHFRAILPEENTTTFRLIQSVFDRHHLPLKRRLAVNYLETIGALVSSGLGWSLLPDRLINDSMTILDVEQVRLERHLGVIRHRRRTPSQGALELLAIAREVATGVKAQDV, encoded by the coding sequence GTGGATCACCAAAGCCTGGAAGCCTTTCTGGCCGTGGCCGACAGCGGCTCGTTCAGCCGCGCCGCCGAACGCCTGTTTCTGACTCAGCCGGCGATATCCAAGCGCGTTGCCAACCTGGAAAGCAGTCTGGATACCAAATTGTTCGATCGCATCGGCCGGGAAGTCTATTTAACCGAAGCCGGCCGGCTGCTGGTGGAACGCGCCGGGCGCATCCTCGAAGACATCCGCGATGCCCGCCAGGCGATCACCCAAAGCGCCAGCGGCCAGGTTGGGCACATCGCCGTGGCCTCAAGCCATCACATTGGCCTGCATTATTTAGGTCCGATCTTGCGCACCCTGGTCGAACGCCACCCGCAGGCGCAATTGGACTTACGCTTTCTGGAATCCGAACAGACGTTGCAGGCCATTCTCAAACGCGATCTGGAACTGGCGTTCATCACCCTGCCCTCGACGCTGCCGCGCGATTTGATTGAAGAACGCCTGTGGACTGACCAACTGCACTTTGTCGCTACCCACGACCATCCGCTGGCCGCCAAGAAAGGCGCCATCCGGCTGAACGAACTGGTGCATTTCCGCGCCATTCTGCCCGAAGAAAACACCACCACTTTCCGGCTGATTCAGTCGGTTTTTGATCGGCATCATCTGCCGTTAAAGCGCCGGCTGGCGGTGAATTATCTGGAAACCATTGGCGCGCTGGTCAGCAGCGGTCTGGGTTGGAGCCTGTTGCCGGACCGGCTGATCAACGATTCGATGACGATTCTCGATGTGGAACAGGTGCGGCTGGAACGCCATCTGGGCGTGATCCGACACCGCCGGCGCACGCCCAGTCAGGGCGCGCTGGAACTGTTGGCGATTGCCCGGGAAGTGGCAACCGGCGTTAAGGCGCAGGACGTATAA
- the rrtA gene encoding rhombosortase has product MNIVIAAFRSRPVWILLLSLSLLTLIGALSPLNQWLEFRRPELMSGQIWRPFTAWMAQLNLNHWLVNQWGLVLMALVLPPRLKTADALALVWVWVFASVMLLVSDYRQYAGLSGLLYGWLVWSVLRSPYYPLWLRWAVVGVLTVKVVQENLPGAHGSALVSGWISGNIAVQSHAWGLTAGWLALLGAWLAPRFIRPAP; this is encoded by the coding sequence GTGAATATCGTTATCGCAGCCTTTCGTTCCCGCCCGGTCTGGATTCTTCTGTTGTCGCTGTCGTTGCTGACTTTGATCGGTGCTCTGTCGCCGTTGAATCAATGGTTGGAGTTTCGGCGCCCGGAATTGATGTCCGGCCAAATCTGGCGGCCTTTTACCGCCTGGATGGCCCAACTGAACCTGAACCATTGGTTGGTGAATCAATGGGGATTGGTATTGATGGCGCTGGTGTTACCGCCGCGATTGAAAACGGCCGATGCCCTGGCGTTGGTCTGGGTCTGGGTGTTCGCCAGTGTGATGTTGCTGGTCAGCGATTATCGGCAATACGCCGGTTTGTCCGGCTTACTCTACGGCTGGCTGGTGTGGTCGGTGCTGCGCTCGCCGTATTACCCGTTGTGGCTGCGTTGGGCGGTGGTCGGCGTGTTGACGGTTAAAGTCGTCCAGGAAAATCTGCCGGGTGCGCACGGCAGTGCGCTGGTGAGCGGTTGGATATCCGGCAACATCGCGGTGCAATCGCACGCCTGGGGGCTGACGGCTGGTTGGCTGGCGTTACTGGGCGCATGGCTGGCGCCGCGGTTTATACGTCCTGCGCCTTAA
- a CDS encoding recombination-associated protein RdgC: MWFKNLRLYRLTDDWTVNEDRLNEALAQFPFTGLTALQESAFGWVPPFADSQLLCENVGGRLFMAAQIQEKLLPSSVLKEHLDERVIAIEEAEGRRPGRKEKEALKETVRAELLPRAFHKTRRVSLWIDPSRHWLVLNAASEKTADEVTAHLRDAIGSLPIVPLGKLIAGGDLLTAWFQDPSRRPEGTELSADLELVMAQDPTVKARYRNLDLDAPEIRHSLDSGMRIKQLGVVLNDQCQAVIDDAFALKRLKYSDSLIETGDDSDDPRTDALLMSDTLTAWLNALESQIAEPGV; the protein is encoded by the coding sequence ATGTGGTTTAAGAATCTTCGTTTGTACCGTCTGACCGACGACTGGACCGTCAACGAGGATCGCCTCAATGAAGCCCTGGCGCAGTTTCCTTTCACAGGTCTGACCGCACTGCAGGAAAGCGCCTTTGGCTGGGTGCCGCCCTTTGCCGACAGCCAACTGCTGTGCGAAAACGTTGGTGGCCGCTTGTTCATGGCCGCGCAGATTCAGGAAAAGTTGTTGCCGTCGAGCGTGCTGAAAGAGCATCTGGACGAAAGAGTAATCGCCATCGAAGAAGCGGAAGGTCGCCGCCCTGGCCGCAAGGAAAAAGAAGCGTTGAAGGAAACGGTTCGCGCCGAATTATTGCCGCGCGCCTTTCATAAAACCCGACGCGTCAGCCTGTGGATCGATCCATCGCGCCATTGGTTGGTATTGAACGCCGCCAGCGAAAAAACCGCCGATGAAGTGACAGCCCACCTGCGCGACGCCATCGGCAGCTTGCCAATCGTTCCGCTGGGCAAGTTGATTGCCGGTGGCGATTTGCTGACCGCCTGGTTCCAGGATCCGTCACGGCGGCCCGAAGGCACCGAACTGTCGGCCGATCTGGAATTGGTGATGGCGCAAGACCCGACGGTAAAAGCGCGCTATCGCAATCTGGATTTGGACGCCCCGGAAATTCGCCACTCACTCGACAGTGGCATGCGCATTAAACAATTGGGTGTGGTGTTGAACGATCAATGCCAGGCGGTGATTGACGACGCCTTCGCACTCAAGCGCCTGAAGTACAGCGACAGTCTGATTGAAACCGGGGACGATTCCGACGACCCGCGCACCGACGCTCTGTTAATGTCCGATACGCTGACCGCCTGGCTCAACGCCCTGGAATCGCAAATCGCTGAACCCGGCGTCTGA
- a CDS encoding DUF2489 domain-containing protein: MSNALMIGFSVLAVVIIGVLAVVAWRLQRQVWQQQRQQAEMLQAQQQKEAERTAYVLDSLRILSANVIDENLNLSEATIRCKVLVDALNLPVSEREPYRVLETVYEQIQHFDTHGARKALSRQERDRQDAEREAIESEYQAELLVCFEQLRRIGLATQ, encoded by the coding sequence ATGAGTAATGCGTTAATGATCGGTTTCAGTGTGTTGGCCGTCGTCATCATTGGCGTGTTGGCCGTAGTGGCCTGGCGACTGCAACGGCAGGTGTGGCAGCAGCAACGCCAACAGGCCGAAATGCTGCAGGCGCAACAGCAAAAAGAAGCCGAACGAACCGCTTATGTGCTCGACAGTTTGCGTATCCTGTCGGCCAATGTGATCGATGAAAATCTGAACCTGTCGGAAGCGACAATTCGCTGCAAGGTGTTAGTCGATGCGTTGAATTTGCCCGTCAGCGAACGCGAACCTTATCGCGTACTCGAAACGGTTTACGAACAAATCCAGCACTTCGATACCCACGGCGCGCGTAAGGCGTTGTCGCGTCAGGAACGCGACCGGCAAGACGCCGAGCGCGAAGCCATCGAAAGCGAATATCAGGCGGAATTGTTGGTCTGTTTCGAGCAATTGCGCCGCATCGGTTTGGCGACGCAGTAG
- a CDS encoding YheU family protein, protein MIIPAQRLEADTLVQVIRECLMRQGEDWGLEEGSLDAAIERARQALSQGRLVLYWNAQEESLALVDPRTLSATERQAADAFEDGETDSERSFDNGPGNDPGGDSGQDSQVNDEWDSYE, encoded by the coding sequence ATGATCATTCCCGCGCAGCGGCTTGAAGCCGACACCCTGGTGCAGGTGATTCGCGAGTGTCTGATGCGTCAGGGCGAAGATTGGGGGCTGGAAGAAGGCTCGTTGGACGCGGCTATCGAGCGCGCCCGACAGGCACTAAGCCAGGGGCGGCTGGTGTTGTACTGGAATGCTCAGGAAGAAAGTCTGGCCTTGGTCGATCCGCGCACTTTGTCGGCAACCGAACGACAGGCAGCGGATGCGTTCGAGGATGGTGAGACTGACAGTGAACGTTCGTTCGACAACGGTCCAGGCAACGATCCAGGCGGCGATTCAGGCCAAGACAGTCAAGTAAACGACGAATGGGATTCTTATGAGTAA
- the ligA gene encoding NAD-dependent DNA ligase LigA yields the protein MTAELRAEYESLISRIRDYDHQYYVLNQSDIPDAEYDRLMLRLREIEKENPGWVTAESPTQRVGGAPAEGFATVAHEVPMLSLDNAFSDDDLADFYKRLQTRLNSNDELRFACEPKLDGIAVSLLYENGRLVRGATRGDGTTGEDITVNVRTIRSIPLELRGSGWPAVLEVRGEIYMTKAGFEAMNKNAESAGEKVFVNPRNAASGSLRQLDPSLTAKRPLQMCCYSVGRVEGGNLAATQSETLARLADWGLKINEESTVVSGLDACQAYYQRMLERRDQLDYEIDGIVYKVDSLNLQQRLGFVSRAPRWAIARKFPAQEESTVLEGVDFQVGRTGALTPVARLQPVFVGGVTVSNATLHNMDEIERLDVRVGDTVVIRRAGDVIPQVVRVIDSKRPANAEPIRMPSECPVCGSNVERVEGEAVARCTGGLNCDAQRREALKHFVSRRALDIEGLGEKLIDALLEAGKLSTPSDIFDLQAETLMGLERMGEKSSANVIAAIEAAKQTTLGRFLYALGIREVGVTTAENLAQYFGTLEALMVASEEALLEVDDVGPKVAAHVAHFMAEDNNVEEIKRLVSHGVTWPDPKPIGGERPFDGQTWVVTGKLEVMSREEAKDYLQRLGAKVAGSVSAKTTCVVAGPGAGSKLKKATELDIEVIDEAAFLEQLRSHGLWHDDH from the coding sequence ATGACCGCCGAGTTACGCGCCGAATACGAATCGCTGATTAGCCGGATTCGTGATTACGATCATCAATATTATGTGTTGAACCAGTCGGATATTCCGGATGCGGAATACGATCGGCTGATGCTTCGTTTGCGCGAGATCGAGAAAGAAAATCCCGGTTGGGTAACTGCGGAATCACCGACGCAACGTGTTGGTGGCGCGCCCGCCGAAGGCTTTGCGACCGTGGCACACGAAGTGCCGATGTTGTCGCTCGACAATGCCTTCAGTGATGACGATCTGGCCGATTTCTACAAACGTCTGCAAACCCGTCTGAACAGCAACGACGAACTGCGCTTTGCCTGCGAACCCAAACTGGATGGCATCGCCGTCAGTCTGTTGTATGAAAACGGCCGGCTGGTACGCGGTGCCACACGCGGCGACGGCACCACTGGCGAAGACATTACCGTTAACGTGCGCACCATCCGTTCCATTCCGCTGGAACTGCGCGGCTCGGGTTGGCCGGCGGTGTTGGAAGTGCGCGGCGAAATCTACATGACCAAGGCCGGCTTTGAGGCGATGAATAAAAACGCCGAAAGCGCCGGTGAAAAGGTGTTCGTCAATCCGCGCAACGCTGCCTCCGGCAGTTTGCGTCAGCTCGATCCAAGCCTGACGGCCAAGCGTCCGCTGCAAATGTGTTGCTATTCGGTCGGTCGGGTTGAAGGCGGCAATCTCGCTGCGACTCAAAGCGAAACGCTGGCGCGATTGGCCGACTGGGGTTTGAAAATCAATGAAGAAAGTACGGTCGTCTCGGGTCTCGACGCATGCCAGGCGTATTACCAGCGCATGCTGGAACGGCGCGACCAACTCGATTACGAAATCGATGGCATCGTCTACAAAGTCGATTCACTGAATTTGCAGCAACGCCTGGGCTTTGTATCGCGGGCGCCGCGTTGGGCGATTGCCCGAAAATTCCCGGCGCAGGAAGAAAGTACCGTGCTGGAAGGCGTCGATTTTCAGGTGGGTCGAACCGGCGCGCTGACGCCGGTGGCGCGTTTACAACCGGTGTTTGTTGGTGGCGTAACGGTCAGTAATGCGACGCTGCACAACATGGACGAAATCGAACGCCTGGATGTTCGCGTCGGCGATACCGTGGTGATTCGTCGCGCCGGCGATGTGATTCCGCAAGTGGTGCGCGTTATCGACAGCAAACGGCCGGCGAACGCCGAACCGATTCGAATGCCCAGCGAGTGCCCGGTGTGCGGTTCCAATGTCGAACGCGTCGAAGGCGAAGCGGTGGCGCGTTGCACCGGCGGTTTGAATTGCGATGCGCAACGTCGGGAAGCGCTCAAACATTTCGTGTCGCGCCGCGCGCTGGATATCGAAGGTCTGGGCGAAAAACTGATCGACGCCTTGCTCGAAGCGGGCAAGCTGAGCACGCCGAGCGACATTTTTGATTTACAGGCCGAAACGTTGATGGGCCTGGAACGCATGGGCGAAAAGTCGTCCGCCAATGTGATTGCAGCCATTGAAGCGGCCAAGCAAACAACGCTCGGACGATTCCTCTATGCGCTCGGTATTCGCGAAGTCGGTGTTACTACCGCGGAAAATCTGGCGCAGTATTTCGGCACATTGGAGGCCTTGATGGTCGCCAGCGAAGAGGCGTTGTTGGAAGTCGATGACGTCGGTCCGAAAGTCGCCGCGCACGTCGCGCACTTTATGGCAGAAGACAACAACGTCGAAGAAATCAAACGGCTGGTCAGCCATGGCGTGACCTGGCCCGACCCGAAACCAATCGGTGGCGAGCGACCGTTCGACGGCCAGACCTGGGTAGTCACCGGCAAACTCGAAGTCATGAGCCGCGAAGAAGCCAAAGACTATTTACAGCGCCTCGGTGCCAAAGTAGCCGGCAGCGTGTCGGCTAAAACCACTTGTGTGGTGGCAGGGCCGGGCGCGGGTTCTAAACTGAAAAAAGCGACCGAGCTGGACATCGAGGTGATCGACGAAGCGGCCTTCCTCGAGCAGTTGCGCAGCCACGGTCTGTGGCACGACGATCATTAG
- the zipA gene encoding cell division protein ZipA, giving the protein MREILVIIGVVLIALILWDGLRRMRKKGRYADDYEDPDEIRKKAEIARELPNGGARVRPMDNRDQTDLNTRLNLRERVPMLMDPVDDEASAAPAEPDVHVDQQTLDFDAPVAEAAEPEPSFFASAAVDDEDDDLESDAFEDDATTNDDVAVDSALEDADDVAEDAPLSDDWDEPAFSAADEPLPQEPPDERPVEELVIIHVMATEGETLAGSELLELLLRAGLRFGPMDIFHYRNGQGQLEFSLANCVQPGTLDPDAMAELTTPGVTLFMQLPQRADLMTSFDHMVEMAQFLAQHLNADMLDENHSTVTPQRVEHYRERLRNFARSQLIQAHE; this is encoded by the coding sequence ATGCGCGAAATTCTGGTCATCATCGGCGTGGTGCTGATCGCCCTGATTCTTTGGGACGGCCTGCGCCGGATGCGCAAAAAAGGTCGCTACGCCGACGATTACGAAGACCCGGATGAAATCCGCAAGAAAGCGGAAATCGCTCGCGAACTTCCCAATGGCGGTGCCCGGGTCCGACCGATGGATAACCGCGATCAAACCGATCTCAATACCCGCCTGAATTTGCGCGAACGCGTGCCCATGCTGATGGATCCGGTGGATGACGAAGCGTCGGCGGCGCCGGCTGAGCCCGATGTGCATGTCGATCAACAAACGCTGGATTTTGACGCGCCGGTGGCCGAGGCCGCAGAACCCGAACCCAGTTTTTTCGCATCAGCGGCTGTTGACGATGAAGACGACGATCTGGAAAGCGACGCGTTCGAAGACGACGCCACAACGAACGACGATGTCGCCGTGGATTCCGCGCTGGAAGACGCAGACGACGTAGCAGAAGACGCACCTTTGTCTGACGACTGGGACGAACCAGCCTTCAGTGCCGCAGATGAACCGTTACCGCAAGAGCCGCCCGACGAGCGCCCGGTTGAAGAATTGGTCATCATCCATGTGATGGCGACCGAAGGTGAAACCCTGGCCGGCAGTGAATTGCTGGAATTGTTGCTGCGCGCCGGTTTGCGTTTTGGCCCGATGGATATTTTTCATTACCGCAATGGCCAGGGGCAGTTGGAATTCAGCCTCGCCAATTGCGTGCAACCGGGCACGCTCGATCCCGATGCTATGGCGGAATTGACGACGCCGGGCGTAACCTTGTTTATGCAATTGCCACAACGCGCTGACCTGATGACGTCGTTCGATCACATGGTCGAGATGGCGCAATTTTTAGCGCAGCATCTCAATGCCGATATGCTCGATGAAAATCACAGCACGGTGACGCCGCAACGCGTTGAACATTACCGTGAACGTTTGCGGAATTTTGCTCGTTCTCAATTGATTCAGGCCCACGAATGA